GTTATGTATGGCAATTCTCAAATGATAATCCTAAATGTTGAAATGGAATAAAACAATCCTATTTTGTATTTACAACTCCCAAGAAAGGCATTTTAAACTTAATTAAAGACTACAGTTTTGATGTACATTACCAAAAATCTCATCATGTTTTGTTTAGTTGGCTCTAAAGACAGCATCATGGTTCCTGGGGGAAGTTACAACTAGACAATTGAGGTAGTTTCATTTCAGTAATTGAACTGATAGTACCATtgcacaaaaatataaatactgaTCTTTGTCACTTTGGGGTACACATTGTCCCTACTGTTGATCTCAAATCACAGCAAGTGTGATTCATCCATCTGTGTTGCAGTTAACATTTTAATAcgattatttaatacattttactcATGATTGCTGAAATGGAGCCACCCTCTGGTTATGCACAAGGATCTTTTTCAGGATCAGCAGCACTGCTAGCATGAGAAGACCCACCAGCACACACAACACAGCCAACAGGCCTATAACTGCTGATAAGCCCTGTTGAGTGAGGGTTCTTGGAGTGGGCGCAGGTAAGGAGCTAGCCTTGTTTGTGGAACTTGTTGCCTCTACAGCGCTTGAATTACCAGGAGGGTATCGGCCTGTAGAATTGTCTAAACACCTGGGCTCCTCAATTGGTAAAGAAGTGGTGGAAGGATCCTTGGGTGGGGCTACAGATGGTGTTGAATTCAGAAACAAGCAGTCTTCATAGCTTAGATCCTGTAAGGTGTAGTGGTCAGAAAGAAGCCGAGACAGAGCAGTATCTTGGTGATGATAAGGCGCTTGAGTGGGGCTCTCTGCATTGTGAAATGTTCCCTTCAACGCTTGCTTTGATGAACCAGAGATACTTCCAAAATCTCTGGTTTTGATGGGTGAGTATAGAAAACCAGGCACAAGGGTTTTCACTGTGAAGGTACCCAGCTGTCTCTCTGGCTTGGTGGTGAAACTAAGGTGAGAGACTTTCTCATTAGGCTTTAGGACCCGTGGACAGATAGCCATGACAGATAGTGTTAGGAGCATGTGATGTGCAAGGTGTGTTGGTTCGGCACACACCAGGTCAGTGGCCATCTTCAGCCTTCCACTCAGTAGCCACTGGTACAGGTACAGGAtgtcacactcacacacccacaggTTGTTGGCCAGCTCCACAGAACGGAGACTTGGCAGCCTGTCAAAGGCGCTCTCTGGCACTGAGCGCAGGCAGTTGCTGTTGATCTTAAGGACCTGCAAGTTGACCAGTGCATTCAGCGAGGGGAGGTCCAGGGCAGAAATGCAGTTAGCTGACAGGTCTAAGTGGGTGAGGGAGGCTGGCAGGTTCAGAGGCAGGCTGGTTAGTCGGTTCCCTTTCAGAGTCAGAACCTGCAGCCTCCCCAGGCCCAGCAGAGCCCCTGGCTGGATGGCACGGATGCGGTTGTCCTCCAGGTCTAAGCGGGTGAGGTTGCCCAACTGGCGCAGGGCCCCGGTGGTGATGTAGGTGATGCGGTTCTTCTGCAGCTGCAGGGTCTCCAGGCTGGGGGGCAGGCCCCGGGGGAAGTGAGCCAGTTGGTTGTGGCTGAGGCTGAGTTCCTGCAAGTTAGAGAAGGGCCGGAGTAGGTGGTCCACATTACAGAGCTGGTTCCGGGCCACAGAGAGGACAGATGTGTTGAGAGGGACGGAGACCGGCAAGGACCTCAGGCCCAGGGACTCACAGAGGACCAGCAGCCCAGGGTGAGGACAGCAGCAGCCTTCTGGACAGGGGGATGTCACAAGGCAGGCCagtggagacacacagagaaacagtagGAGACCATAGAGGCACCACAGCATGGCTCacttggaggaagaggaaggagaaaggACAAGGCAACATTAGACATGGAGATAGGTAGATTGCAGCTTGTGCCTAGCTACTAATGACTAACTAATCAGGATAAAAACTACAGCAGCATGCAAGGCATTTAGTATCAGACAACTGTGTGTTTCTGATACCGAAGGCAGTTTGAGGCTGATGTCCATTTGGATGGATATAATAAGGAAGGGGAGTCACTCAGACTATTCAGAGCTGTTATTCCATTGATTGCATATGAAGCTTGGATGTTTTAAAAGATAAGACCGTGCTGATATAGTGAATCCAATGTGTTCATGAAAAAACAGCCATCATTATAAATCACAAAGTAATTGGCATACATTTTTATACACAACCTGCAACTACTACTGTACCATTCTGCCAAGGCTCTGTTTCATCCGCTTATCCCAAGAAGTTGACTATGATGCACTGTGTGACTGACTCTCCAGAAACCTGTCTGAGAATTCCAAGCAGCTGCCCATCAAAGTATAATGAACCCTTAAGGTGCTCTGTTACCTGTTTTGTATCCTCTTCATCTTCCAAATGAATTCAATGTTCCCATTCCTTTAAGGGCAGATAGACAACACTGAAGTCTCAAAATAGAAACACAGCAATAGTCTCTTTCAGGAGCAGACCTCCCTCTGGTAGCGTCTTCTCTACGGTTATCTTCCAGGTCATATGGCATCCTGTCACTGCGAAGTACGACTAAATGAAGCCAAGCCAGTGTTAATGACAGCCCGAGACACTTTGGGTGGTCCTGTCCTGTGGCTGTGTGCCTTCTGTTCTCCAGGTGGGAAGAGTTAGAGTGCAGGGGTAGTATTATTCCAGAATTATTTAGCACATTGTTGACAAAAGAGCAGGGAATCAGATCCTGGTGCGACGCTCCTTCAGGGCTCACCTTTCAGGCACGACAAGGCTTCACTTGCTTTTGGGCTGTTCTGCCTTCATCTTTGATGTTTGTTCTTAACGTGACTCTGAATAACTGGCCTTCTGCCATGGGATCAAACTTCGTTTTCACTTTGAAAATAAATTGGTATTTATGATATACATTCCTCCCCTTTCTGTGAAAAAGAGCAATATGATATTTTATAATTAATCAAACAAGATGGCAATCAATACTTAATTTTTTCTGTATCGGATATTGCAATTATTTCCGCACCGTTATTTATAGGCATTTTTTAGTAAGGCACCAACAGTTTTTTTAGGGTCTGGTTTTAATTGTTTCTGGCAACAAACATGCTGCATCCTCTCACAATACTTACAATGTTTGCAGGAGGGCAGCAGTTGCATGCCATTTAATCAATAGCTTACATTTTCTTTTCAGGAAATAGGCCAATCTTTACATATCCCTGATACAAAATCAGATAAGTGATTTATCTTCAAGTAACCTGACTTGATATGGGCATGTGGAcaaatcagtgtgtcttgtttTCAAATACACTCATGTCCAGTTTCAGAGCAAAGTACTTCATGTAGTTGGATTGACAGCTGTTGAAATATTGATCGCATCTTGTAAGGAAGCCAGggggcaagacaaaggagctctcTCGTCATCTCAAGGCTCTGGTGCCTTTCACTGGCTTTGTGTTTGGGCATGACATTACATAGTGGTGCCAGCCTCCTGTCCCTGGCCAATCAGGTGACATTACAGCCATATTTCCCCCTGTAATGTGTGAGTGGGCAGAGTATTTCAAAGTTTGTCACAAAAAGATTTATTATAGCTTATATAATATGAACCTAAAAATACAACTGTAGCCACGTCTGTCAATGCAGACAAAGTACATGCAGTAGTATGCATGTCACTATAATTGTCCTTAGGCCTGTTCtcaaatgtaaaaaaagaaagagaaaaaaagaaaaagaagcctAACAAACCAGACATCTTTTCTTCAAACATAGGCTACTGAAGTTATTCTTGGGTAGAAATAGATGAAAATGAGGGGCCTCAAAGTAGTATCAAAAGTTTTTACACACCCTGTGGCCCAATTGGCAGCACTACCATTCAGGCATGGTCAAACTCCACATTGAAATTTGTTGTGAAGTCTCTTCCTCATACTCAGACTTATGCACTTACAATTTCAATAAAAACAAATATATCAACAAAACCTCTTTATTGAAGCTggacaaaaataaaataagaaaacTACCACAATCTACAGCAGAACTGTAAAACAATCCATAAAGGGATTCAGGAGAATCTTTGGATTTTACTTGACTTTAGAATTAAATAAGTACCAGTATTAATAACAAGTTAGTATGCACTGATCTTAAACCACACTCAAACCTGCAAATCACCCACGTTTTGTTGTTTAAAAGAAATTGATTACAAAAAAGCTGCTCTACCCATATAGCATTtgcaaattctctaaaataatAATCCATAAATCACCCACTGTGACATGTATGAAAATGCATGTAATTTCAAAATATCTAAGTCCACTCAAAAAATTCTCATCAATTAATTGAGTAGAGTTAGAGAATTATGCTTGGCTTTCTCTTCACAGATGCCAACTTTCTTTTCTCTGTGTGATCTAAATGTAACACcataaaataaaggaaacacaaaCACAAGGCGTCTTAATAGtgccaccagaacagcttcaatgcaccttggcatagattctacatgtGTCTGGAATGCGACACCATTTATCCACGAGACATTCCATAATTtgctgttttgttgatggtggtggaaaacgctgtctcaggcgacgctccagaatctcccataagtgtaaAACTGGGTTgcgatctggtgactgagacggccatagCACATGGTCTACaacgttttcatgctcatcaaatcaTTTAGTGACCACCTGTGGATGGGAGCATGGTcatcctggaagagaccactcCCATCAGGATAGAACTGATTCACCATTGGTTGAAGGTGATCACTCAGAATGGCTGTGTATTTATTGCCCTTTACCTTGCCCTCTAAGGGGTTGAGTGGACctaaaccatgccaggaaaatgcaccccacaccataacagagccttcatttactcaagtgtttcctttattttggcatttACCTCTACATCTCTTTAGTAAAGCTAAACTGAGCAGTACAATTTCACAACAGTAATAACATGCAAACATCCTATAAATACTGTCTTTGTataatgtcttttttttttttttactatcaaCAACTGATTAACCAATCTCATTTCACAATGACCCTTTTATACATCAAGAGAAGTATAGGAAGAAtcatttatacagtaccagtcaaaagttgacacctactcattccattttttttgtcatttttttttactattttctacaaagaTGAATAATAGTTTAtacacaaactatgaaataacatattaaatcatgtagtaaccaaaaaagtttttaaaaaatcaaaatatattttacatttgagattcttaaaagtagccactatttgccttgatgacagctttgcacactcttggcattctctcaaccagcttcatgaggtagacacctggaatgcatttcaattaaaaggtgtgccttgttaaaagttaatttgttgaatttcattccttcttaatgtatttgagccaatcagttgtgttgtgacaaggtagggcggtatacagaagatagccctatttggtaaaagaccaagtccatattatggcaagaacagagaaacgacagtccatcattactttaagacaaaggtcagtcaatcctggaaaatttcaagaacgttgaaagtttcttcaagtgcagttgcaaaaaccaagcgctatgatgaaactggctttcatgaggaccgccacaggaaagtaagacccagagttaactctaatgaacatatccacTGCCTCAGAGTTACCATTCTCAGaagttgcagcccaaataaatgcttcacagagttcaagtaacagacacatctcaacatcaactgttcagaggagactgcgtgaaatcaggccttcatggttgaattgctgtaaagaaaccactactaaaggacaccaataagaaagagagacttgcttgggcaaagaaacacgagcaatggacattagatctgtccattggtctgatgagtacaaatttgagatttttggttccaaccgtcgtgtctttgtgagacgcagagtaggtgaacggattatctccacatgtgtggttcccaccgtgaagcacgggggaggtgtgatggtgctttgctggtgattctgtcagtgatttatttagaattcaaataTTGGTTTGcgcgtgggactatcatttgtttttaaacatgacaatgacccaacacacaggctgtgtaagggctatttgaccaagaaggagagtgatggagtgctgcatcagatgacatggcctccacaatcacccgacctcctcccaattgagatggtttgggatgagagtgaaggaaaagcagccaacaagtgctcagcatgtgggaactccttcaagactgttggaaaagtcaTCCAGGTGAAACTgaagagagaatgccaagctgtcGTCAAATCATaaggtggcaactttgaagaatctaaaatatgtcttaactataattctacaatgtaaaaaaaagagtaaaaatatagaacaacccttgaataagtagttatgtccaaacttttgactggtactgtatatacatatgacatgatatggcatatactgtatatatatatatatatatatatattggcagTCAGAGCTGAAATTCCTTCTGTTTTAAGGCCTTTGTATGCTAACTAGACCCATTTATATCTGTATGCTAAAGGTACCGACAGAGTCAAATTCCACAGACAAGTTTGGCGCACTGCAGCTGACGTACCCATGGAGTTCCCTCTGCACAAGAAAAGGCCTTAATCTCCTTTTTTGCTAGTTTGCATGGTTGGAGCCCCAACCTATACTTAGTGGTTGGCCTTCCGCAGGTGGCAGGTGCAGACCATGGGCTGGCTGGTGCTGGAGCTCTGCACCTCCTCAGCCTTCTGGCCTTTGTGCTTAGGCTCCACTCTGCGtgttacctcctctacctccctcactTTCTGGACCTCCTTCGGTTTGGGCTCCTTACCCACCTTTTCCCCCACCAGTGCGGTGGAAGGGGTGCGCAGATTCTTGGGGGTTCCCTGGATCTGGACCCTCCTGGCAGAATCAGGCCCGTCATAGACCCTACTCTGGACCTCACTGGAGGGTTCGACTCCACCAACTGTGTCTCCCATATATTTCCTGGGTGGATTGGCAgggggtttgtaggcctccatctTGCGCTTTTGGCTCATGGTAGCGGCACAGCAGATGATGAAGATCATGACGATGAGGAGGGAGGTGACCACAATTATGATCAACATATTATCCTGGAGGAAGTCCACCACCCGGGTGAGCATAAAGTCCTTGAGGCGGatcatggtgatggtgatggtgttggtgatGGTGCTGACCAGGGTGGGGGCTAGGGTAGTGGTGGGGGAAACATCGACGGGGGCGACATCGACAGGTGAGACATCGACGGGGGAGAGAGTGTGGTGGGGGCCATCGACGGGGATAATGAGATCTGGCTCCCCTCCGTCACCACTGCCATCCATGGAAATTCTATAGACCAGGGGCACATGCACTGCATACCCATGGCCCCAGAGCAGAACCATGCTCACACATGCCAAGTGAAGAATCAAGTGGTTACTCATCTTTCCTTCAGAATCCTGTAAAGACAAGAGCGAGACATTCAATACAACATTTCTCAAAATTGCAGATGGTTTAGAAAATGTTTTTATGTCAAATTCATGGCTATTTGGGCTGATTTCAAGAATATAGGCTTTCATTTTCTGCATTGTTataacagcaacaacaaaaaatagcctgggcagcacctcctactagaGAGTTGATACATCTACAGCTATCCCTTCTGTCTCCCATCCAGGactacaacctggtctcagagcattttgtattattttgtatGTAAATGTGACACTCCATTTTGTATATGTTAGGTTTTGTATTGAGTttcccccccttttgccctcagaacagcctcaattcctcggggcatggactctacaagttgtcgaaagcgttccacagggatgctggcccatgttgactccaatgctttccacagatgggtgtcctttgggtggtggtccattcttgatacacaaaggAAAATGTTgaccgtgaaaaacccagcagcgttgcaattcttgacaaATCGGtcggcctggcacctactaccataccatacttctccaagatggcgtagcagcaAGACGTGTTTGTTTTTGTCCTGTGTTTTGTCCCGTGTAAATATTCAGCTTCGTTTTTCTGTATAcatttcaatctctttttccattttcaaattaaatataccttcctgcaacctgcctcacccaacGTGGTATGAATCTGCTAtttttttagaccttataactggaacctccatcagaagctagccttCAGACGCTAGCCTTCAGACGCTAGCCTTCAGACGCTAGCCTTCAGACGCTAGCCTTCAGACGCTAGCCTTCAGACGCTAGCCTTCAGACGCTAGCCTTCAGACGCTAGCCTTCAGAAGCTAGccttcagaagctagccagctaattagctacttgctatttagtcattgttagccactgctagcagtcTTTACCTTTAgcacagacaccagccgcttTAGCCCGGATAGCCCAGATAATAACTACCAGTCTACACAGCGCGACATcagccctgagcatatcggactgcttttttttctccactacatcaccagATTCCTGctgcaagctctggaccattacaccggatcatcgcagcaagctagctgctaccgagtggctatcgtggctaacgcccttgtccagaagcaagcacgagttagcctggagctaggccCATTCCCCCAGCTAGCAAACTAAGTAcaccaactacaatacctctcttGCCAATTGGCATGGACACTTTGTCAACATGGAGCCCcgccaatccatcacgactggtctgctgacGTATTTCGGCCAATGTGCTCTCAACCAGCATCTGAGTTGTTGATGTCGGTGAGGACCCAGCTACTAGCCCCGGCCCGTTAACTCTCTGAGCGCCGTGTCTCCCGAGCAGCTCCCTGTTTCGTCCATTGCTGcttattggaccctatgatcactcggctacacagctgaggCCTACGGTacttcattttgtttatctgtcggccccagcctcgaactaaggccctgtgtgtagctaactgaccctctctgcccattcatcgccatttacccgttgttgtcatCTTAgccctcccaatcaacacctgtgattgctttatgcctccctccccccaaaaatgtgatcatattactccagtgctagcctccctacactggcttcctgttaaggcaagggctgatttcaaggttttaatgctaacctacaaagcattacatgggcttgctcctatctttccgatttggtcctgccgtacatacctacactacggtcacaagacgcaggcctcctaattgtccctagaatttctaagcaaacagctggaggcagggctttctcctatagagctccatttttatggaatggtctgcctacccatgtgag
This window of the Salvelinus fontinalis isolate EN_2023a chromosome 28, ASM2944872v1, whole genome shotgun sequence genome carries:
- the tmem119a gene encoding transmembrane protein 119 — its product is MSNHLILHLACVSMVLLWGHGYAVHVPLVYRISMDGSGDGGEPDLIIPVDGPHHTLSPVDVSPVDVAPVDVSPTTTLAPTLVSTITNTITITMIRLKDFMLTRVVDFLQDNMLIIIVVTSLLIVMIFIICCAATMSQKRKMEAYKPPANPPRKYMGDTVGGVEPSSEVQSRVYDGPDSARRVQIQGTPKNLRTPSTALVGEKVGKEPKPKEVQKVREVEEVTRRVEPKHKGQKAEEVQSSSTSQPMVCTCHLRKANH
- the LOC129825913 gene encoding oligodendrocyte-myelin glycoprotein, which translates into the protein MLWCLYGLLLFLCVSPLACLVTSPCPEGCCCPHPGLLVLCESLGLRSLPVSVPLNTSVLSVARNQLCNVDHLLRPFSNLQELSLSHNQLAHFPRGLPPSLETLQLQKNRITYITTGALRQLGNLTRLDLEDNRIRAIQPGALLGLGRLQVLTLKGNRLTSLPLNLPASLTHLDLSANCISALDLPSLNALVNLQVLKINSNCLRSVPESAFDRLPSLRSVELANNLWVCECDILYLYQWLLSGRLKMATDLVCAEPTHLAHHMLLTLSVMAICPRVLKPNEKVSHLSFTTKPERQLGTFTVKTLVPGFLYSPIKTRDFGSISGSSKQALKGTFHNAESPTQAPYHHQDTALSRLLSDHYTLQDLSYEDCLFLNSTPSVAPPKDPSTTSLPIEEPRCLDNSTGRYPPGNSSAVEATSSTNKASSLPAPTPRTLTQQGLSAVIGLLAVLCVLVGLLMLAVLLILKKILVHNQRVAPFQQS